A window of Akkermansia muciniphila contains these coding sequences:
- the hisF gene encoding imidazole glycerol phosphate synthase subunit HisF, protein MLAKRIIPCLDVTDGRVVKGTNFVNLRDAGDPVECARAYDAQQADELVFLDITASSDGRATMVDVVRRTAACCFMPLTVGGGIRSVKDMREMLLAGADKVSLNTAAINRPELINEGAAAFGSQCIVVAIDAKRQAPGKWGVSTHGGRKFVGLDAVEWAVEAERRGAGEILLTSMDADGAKTGYDIELTRAVSEAVRIPVIASGGAGNLDHMVDVLVEGKADAVLAASIFHFGEYTVPEAKTYFASRGIPVRPLAE, encoded by the coding sequence GTGCTGGCAAAAAGAATCATTCCGTGTCTGGACGTGACGGACGGCAGAGTCGTCAAGGGGACCAATTTCGTCAATCTGAGGGATGCCGGTGACCCGGTGGAATGCGCCAGGGCATATGATGCCCAGCAGGCGGACGAGCTTGTTTTTCTGGACATTACCGCTTCTTCCGACGGCCGCGCCACCATGGTGGACGTGGTGCGCCGCACGGCGGCATGCTGCTTCATGCCGCTGACTGTGGGCGGAGGCATCCGCTCCGTAAAGGACATGCGTGAAATGCTTCTGGCGGGCGCGGACAAGGTGTCCCTGAATACGGCGGCCATCAACCGCCCGGAACTGATCAATGAAGGCGCGGCGGCCTTCGGCAGCCAGTGCATTGTCGTGGCCATTGACGCCAAAAGGCAGGCTCCCGGCAAATGGGGCGTTTCCACCCATGGCGGCCGTAAATTCGTGGGGCTGGATGCCGTGGAATGGGCCGTAGAGGCGGAACGCCGCGGTGCCGGGGAAATCCTGTTGACCAGCATGGATGCGGACGGGGCCAAAACCGGGTACGATATTGAACTGACCCGCGCCGTCAGCGAGGCGGTGCGCATTCCCGTGATCGCCAGCGGAGGGGCGGGCAACCTGGACCACATGGTGGACGTGCTGGTGGAGGGAAAGGCGGATGCCGTGCTGGCGGCTTCCATCTTCCACTTTGGCGAATATACGGTGCCGGAAGCCAAAACCTACTTTGCCTCCAGGGGCATTCCGGTGCGTCCGTTGGCGGAATAG